In Plasmodium cynomolgi strain B DNA, chromosome 6, whole genome shotgun sequence, the sequence aataaaatgatcTAGAGTaaacccccccaaaaaaaaaagcttaggaaggaaatattttttttgtctataCATGAATCATTAGGAATATCAGTTTTTATACGTATTAACagaatttttctcttttcaaaattaattttcttataaatctgaatatttattaaaaaaattttataaaataatttttctttcattacTACATAGCATTTTTACTAGATAttaactttttcatttatcttttttccttttttaaaaatattgaagctttacgaaaaaataaataatacatcaATGAAAATACATCCATGCAAATTTGGTACACATGctatgttttaaaatatatatattgaaaaagAACACAATTAAAGAATTCATAAATTAGTAATTTCGTAAAACATTGAACGATAATGCATTAAGTACATTTGTATTTACAAATACTGTTCGAtctgtttattttgtcaaaTATGACCAATTATTTACTGGTAAATTTTAACACTTTACCAATTTATCATAAGCCATTATACAAAGGACCATAACATAAACATATGGAGGAAACCGGAACagtaatttttccttttttaaataatcgATGTATCTTCTTTACTAGTAAATTTAGGCACGCAAGACAATTAAATATagatttttgaaaaattatatatatctattaatttattttttttaattttataactaAAATTGTTACCTTCTTATATGTTTTACCAAAAATTGCAAGATGAGAAAGATTCAACGGATGTCAATCGTTTCTGTAGTAACGTATTTAATACATATACTAATAAATATCCGTGGCTTTATAAAATTTGCGGACAACTCATAAAAAACGTGGAATTGGTACGAGATGACAGTGACTATACTTTTCGTAGGAAGCATTGCTTTGATATAAATTATTGGCTCTAtgatgaaatatataaaaaacttGAGTCTACTAACAAGGAAAGCGATTTTCGGGGTATCATTAAACTTTTTGATAcaacatggaaaaaatttattggtTATAGTTATGATATAAAAAGTGATGAGGTATGTTTTCCAAATATAACTTTATTTAGGGATAACTTTTTGACATATTTAAAACaattgaagaattttttggattatattgaaaattataatttcattaaaaGGGAAATTGGGAAAAGTACATATTACGCATgtcaaaaatatttcgatTATCTTAAAGAGAGAATtccattatttttctcctttgaaCCGTTATGTAGAAAGCACGGAAGTAACATTTGTACAGATTATATTCAAGGTTATTTCTTATCTGATCCAAGAAAACTCTTTACTAATTATGAATTATCTAAACTATATTTTCAATCGTGGTGGAATCCTTGTTATAAAAAGGTTTTAAATGTATTCTATGATTTCAAAAAATCACCTACGGAATTCATAGCAAGGTATAATGAATATGTTAAACCGTTCAGTAATAACCCTGTAcaacaaaaagtaaaattagcACAAAGTGGTGAAGTGAAACCTCCTAATGCTGCATCAAATGCGAAAGCTGCGGCTGTAAGAGAAATACCTGTTTCTGTGAAGCCACAAGATGTTACAGCGCAACTGCCAGCTGTAAATGTGCAATTAACTGATGATACGGGGCAACCTAGAAGAATTACAGTTCCACTGACAAGTGCGACAGTAACAACTGCAGCATACTCAGAACAACTCGCAGAAATGTCAAGTGACGTACATAGCGATGATGGTATTTTTACAAGATTCATAAATGAGCAAGGATTTccattaattaaaattgttttggTGCCATTTCTTTCTGTATTGTTAATCACATTGCTTATAAAAGCTTTATCGaaggtaaaaacaaaaaagatgtATACAGTACTAGATGTCTTCCataaatattacataatCACGTCATTTGTTATTTTGCCTAATTTTGCCTAATTTTACtgtattttatgttattttacttaattttattttgtttgtttttttttcagttcacTTCACTTGGAAACCTCTTCTCACGAAGAcgtaaacgaaaaaaaatagacctTCAGTATAATAATTATCCTGTAGACGGGGATTTAATATTTGACAGTTATGATAGTTTTAGTACTAGTTCCGACGAAAGTGAACACAACATAGCATACAGTACTATGTAATATGACCTATACTTAAATAATGTGGAACATTGCGCTAAACTTACCATAACGGATATGTATTGcctaataataaaaatgccGTAGTTACGATTTTGTGGGAAGGCGGAATAGTGTATatgttcacatatatatacattatgcTTCTGCATAAAGGGGCCCACACTAGTAATGCGCTAGGTAAATCATTTTGCGAAATATAAAGACATAATTATGCTGCAGATACatagcacaaaaaatatggcaacgtgtaaattttcatatttctcaCACTGTGTAAATGGTAAAATAAGGAAGAAACggattggaaaaaaaaaaccaccgacataaaatttatttgttataaGCATTACAATAAAGTGTTCTACTTAATTtagaatgaaaaatatttgcagaATTAAAACGAAAGACCTGACTTTTACAactttatttataaaatgaataattaaaatgtttacTTTTGTTTAAGTTTATCATATTAGTGATACTAAGaagggtaaaaaatatttaaattttcttttggtAAAAACGTTTGAATTTACGCAGGTATTTCTATATGTGTTaatccatatatatatacgtatatgcaGATATACATacctatatattttatggACTGTTCTGTAATTCGTAATTGTGCTATAttattactttattttttttttttgaaataatttgctttcctattttttggGAATCTTGTATTCTTTCaggaaattaaatttatatttactataACATATAGGACACTATAAGAATATTGctcttaaatatttttatagttttttttttcgttttcgtttttcataCTATTTTTCTATTCTTATAATGGAATCATactaaattattaataatgaaaatttttttaatcatagACTTATTCTgctttataataaataaaaataaaaagctatACTTTTTgacatgagaaaaaaaaagaaggggagtTCGAATAATGCATGTGCAATCCTTTTTAATACAACACTAATGCATT encodes:
- a CDS encoding VIR-like CYIR protein (putative), with product MFYQKLQDEKDSTDVNRFCSNVFNTYTNKYPWLYKICGQLIKNVELVRDDSDYTFRRKHCFDINYWLYDEIYKKLESTNKESDFRGIIKLFDTTWKKFIGYSYDIKSDEVCFPNITLFRDNFLTYLKQLKNFLDYIENYNFIKREIGKSTYYACQKYFDYLKERIPLFFSFEPLCRKHGSNICTDYIQGYFLSDPRKLFTNYELSKLYFQSWWNPCYKKVLNVFYDFKKSPTEFIARYNEYVKPFSNNPVQQKVKLAQSGEVKPPNAASNAKAAAVREIPVSVKPQDVTAQLPAVNVQLTDDTGQPRRITVPLTSATVTTAAYSEQLAEMSSDVHSDDGIFTRFINEQGFPLIKIVLVPFLSVLLITLLIKALSKFTSLGNLFSRRRKRKKIDLQYNNYPVDGDLIFDSYDSFSTSSDESEHNIAYSTM